Within the Parafrankia discariae genome, the region ACCGCCAGTGCTCCCGGGCGCCCGCCGCGTCGCCGGCCTCGACGAGTTGGTAGAACCGCCGGTGGGAGTGGACGGCGCGCCCCCGGTCCGTGGCGGTGGCCACCCGCGCGGACACCTCGTGGCAGCGGACGGCCACCTCGTGGAGCAGCTGCGCGAAGATGCCCAGCGACCGGTTGCCCCCGTGCTCGGCGATCGTCGCGTGCAGGGTGGTGGCGGCGTCGAGGAAGGCCGGGCCGTCGTCGGTGTCGGCCGCCGCGGCGGCGGCCTCGACGGCTGCCCGCAGCTCGGTGAGCACCTGCTGGGTTCTGGTCCGGGCGAGGGTGTGGGCCAGGGTCGGCTCGACGAGTTCCCGCGCCTCGCGGATGTCGCTCATCGTGACGCCTTCGAGCTGCAGGAGCAGGGCGAAGACCCTGGAGATGTGGTCGACGGTCGGACTGGTGACCCGCGGCCCGCCGTGCCGCCCGCGCAGGACGGTGACCAGGCCCTCGGCCTCCAGGAGGCGCAGCGCCTCGCGCAGCGTCGTGCGGGCGACGCCGAAGATCTCGATGAGTTCGTCTTCGGTCGGGAAGCGGTCGCCCGGCCGAAGCTCACCCCTGGCGACCTGGACGCGGATGGACTCCGCGACGATCTCGGACGCCCGGGGGCGGCGCCGGGCCGCCCGCGGGACCTGGGCCGCCCTGGCGTCTCCCACCGGCGCCACGCCCGGGGTCACATTCGGCGTCACGTCCGGGGTCATCAGGATCTCAGCGTTGGCATAGGCGGCCTTCCTCGTCAGCTGCGGCTGCTGGCCCCGTCGGGTCGATCCTGGTGGCCGAACGCCACCCGCTCCAGGCCCTCCAGGTCCAGGACGATGACACGCCGGTAGCCGACGTCGACGACTTTCATGGTCCGCAGCTCCGCGAGCGCCCGGTTCACCGAGCGCTCGTCCGCCGCGACCAGGGCGGCGAGCTCCGGCTGGCTCAGTCCCACGGCGAGTTGAACACCGCGGTCGGAGGCACGCCCCCACAGTGTGGCCAGCTCGATGAGAATCCGGGCGAGCCGGCCCCGGACCGAGCCGTCGACGTGCTCGACCCGGCGCCGGATCGAGTTGCGCAACTTGTTCGCGACGGTCTCGGCGACCGCGAACGCGGCCGGGGGATTCTGCTCGAGGAACGAGCGGAAGGCCGTCGCGCTCATCACCCGGCCGGCGACCGGTCCGGCGGCGGTCGCGGTGCCGGTGTGGGTGTCCTGGTCCATGGCGCTGATCTCGCCCAGGATGTCGCCCCGGGACCGGATCACCAGGAAGGCGAGGCGGTTCTCCTCTCCGTTCGCGGTGATCTTGACGAAGCCGTCGAGGATCAGGATCACCTCGCCGTACGGCTCGGCCTCCCGCATCAGCATCTCGCCGTGCAGGTAGTGGCGTACTCCTCCCAGGGAGAGAAGCTGCTGGCGCAGCGCCGGGTTCAGCCGCGCTGGCAGGCTGCCCGGCGGAAAAGGCCGGGAATCCTCAAGCAAAGGAACACCCTCCTTTCTCCGAGCAGCACTGCCCGGAACGTCCGACCTACCCATTGTGGTTCCCCGACGGCTGGCCGTCCTGTGTTAGTAGCGAGCCGGACACGACGGTTCCCTTTTTGCGCTGGTCGCGGCGTTCCGTCGGTTGGCCCCGGACGACCCCTGGCGACCCCGGACGCAGCTGTGCGCATGCGGCGGCCGCGGTGTCGTGGCGCCGTCCGAAGGTGTGAGAGCGGCGCCACCGACCCGCGCGGGGCGTTGACGTATACCCCCTAGGGGTATGTAACGTCTGGGTGAGTCTTATGCCAGCCGGCGCGAAGGGACGGACGATGAACGCATTGACCCGCATCGGCGGCTTCGGTCTCGCGTTGGCCGTGCTCTTCGGTGTCTCCTATGTGGTCGGGACGACGATCGGACCGTCCGAGGAGTCCAACGGCACGGCCGGGACCGGCGTCCACGGGCACGAGGGCTCCGCCACGCCGGACGCCGTGCCTGGCGTGACCAGCGGTGATCCCACCGCGGCCGGGCTCGCGATCTCCGCGGGCGGCTACACGCTCGTGCCCGACACGCTCACCTGGCCCGCCGGCCGCTCGCAGCCGTACACCTTCCGGGTCCTCGGCTCGGACGGCCGCCCGCTCACCGCCTTCACCCGGATACACGACGCCGACCTGCACCTGATCGTCGTGCGGCGTGACCTCACCGGCTACCAGCACCTGCATCCGACCCGGGACGCCGCGGGCACGTGGAGCGTCCCGCTCCGGCTGCCCGCGCCCGGCGTCTACCGGGTCTTCGCCGACTTCGCGCCGGCGTCCACGCCGGACGGGGGGACCGGCGGCGGGACAGCCGGCGGTACCGACAGCGGAACCGGCGTGGGCGGGGCGAGTGTCCCGGGTGTCCCGGTCGCCCCGGCCACCCCCGACACCGCTGAGATCTCCGGGACCTCCGGTAGCTCGCCGACCGCGGCCACGATCACGCTCGGCACCGACCTCACCGTGGGCGGCGACCTGCGCCCCGCCGCGCTGCCGGCGCCGTCGCGCACCGCGACGGTCGCGGGTGGGTACACCGTGGCGCTCGACGGGCAGGCCAGCCCCGACGGGACGAGCGACCTCGCCTTCACGGTCACCCGCGCCGGCCGGCCGGTCACCGATCTCGAGCCGTACCTGGGCTCGCTCGGTCACCTCGTGGTGATCCGACAGGGTGATCTCGCCTACCTGCACGTCCATCCGGGTGAGGCCGACGGTTCCACGGATTCCGATGGTTCCACCGGCTCCGACGGCTCCACCGGCGGCGCCACGGAGCCGCCCGGAGGCCTTGCCGACGGCATGACCGATCCCACCGCCGGGCCCGGGACCGGCGAGCCCGCGCTGTCGTTCATGACCGAGTTCCCGTCGCCCGGTACCTACCGGCTCTTCCTGGACTTCAAGCACGCCGGACAGGTGCGGACCGCGGAGTTCACCATGACGGCCCCGGTGGACGGGCCCACGCCCACGCCGACACCGACGCGGACGCCCGCCTCCGCGCATGCGCACTGACCCTGCCCGCGCACCCGCGTCCCCATGGGAGAACCGATGAGCCCACCGGCCACCGACCAGCGCCAGGTGGATCTGGTGATCGGCGGGATGACCTGCGCGTCCTGCGCGGCTCGCGTCGAACGGAAGCTGAACAAGCTGGACGGTGTCACGGCCACGGTCAACTACGCCACCGAGAAGGCCAGGGTGAGCTTTCCGGCCGGCCTGCCGGCGGACCGGCTGGTCGCCCAGGTCGAGGCCGCCGGCTACACGGCGACGATCCCGCCGCCGGCACCATCCCGACCGGCCGCGCGGCCCGGTCCCCGTGACACGGCGAACCACCCCGCCGAAGGTGGCACGACTGAGGGTGGCACGACTGAGGGCGGCCCGGCGGAGGGTGGCACGGCCGAGGGCGGCCCCGCCGTCGACGGCCGGGTGCGCGCCCTGCGCGACCGGCTGCGCGTGGTCGTCGCGTTGACCGTCCCGGTGGTGCTCCTGGCGATGGTGCCGGCCCTGCAGTTCGACTTCTGGCAGTGGCTTTCGCTGACGCTCGCCGCGCCCGTCGTCGTGTGGGGTGGCTGGCCGATCCACCGGGCGGCGTGGACGAACCTGCGCCACGGCGCGACGACGATGGACACGCTCGTCTCGATCGGCACCCTCGCCGCCTTCGGATGGTCGCTGTACGCGCTGTTCGTCGGCGACGCCGGCGAGCCCGGGATGACCCACGGCTTCAGTGTCACCGTCACCCGCGGTGCCGGGGCGGACAGCATCTACCTGGAGGTGGCGGCCGGCGTCACCGCGTTCATCCTCACCGGCCGGTACCTGGAGGCCCGAGCCAGGCGCAGCG harbors:
- a CDS encoding FadR/GntR family transcriptional regulator — protein: MTPDVTPNVTPGVAPVGDARAAQVPRAARRRPRASEIVAESIRVQVARGELRPGDRFPTEDELIEIFGVARTTLREALRLLEAEGLVTVLRGRHGGPRVTSPTVDHISRVFALLLQLEGVTMSDIREARELVEPTLAHTLARTRTQQVLTELRAAVEAAAAAADTDDGPAFLDAATTLHATIAEHGGNRSLGIFAQLLHEVAVRCHEVSARVATATDRGRAVHSHRRFYQLVEAGDAAGAREHWRSRMTRTSAAGSPTGDAEDREDRGDEPDEPVDVFARPAGLPGPALLTGRGGRAGAVHPR
- a CDS encoding Crp/Fnr family transcriptional regulator; this encodes MLEDSRPFPPGSLPARLNPALRQQLLSLGGVRHYLHGEMLMREAEPYGEVILILDGFVKITANGEENRLAFLVIRSRGDILGEISAMDQDTHTGTATAAGPVAGRVMSATAFRSFLEQNPPAAFAVAETVANKLRNSIRRRVEHVDGSVRGRLARILIELATLWGRASDRGVQLAVGLSQPELAALVAADERSVNRALAELRTMKVVDVGYRRVIVLDLEGLERVAFGHQDRPDGASSRS